The following are encoded in a window of Ranitomeya variabilis isolate aRanVar5 chromosome 8, aRanVar5.hap1, whole genome shotgun sequence genomic DNA:
- the NICN1 gene encoding nicolin-1 isoform X3, translated as MAQEAAACTIRTPVPLQVGDGTSEPGVSVIDLTFPAATPLNLRPTATKKSRTWRTCVRNLPLMPDPHTEEGSQDYVSVCRPQMACAADNVTSLRFILRQPSPAWLSFTLEELRINPPGRQSPQKPFSWWLSHLPPREHLQKLHKGLPDPEHVSSEVQRMWVLTEVMRSMQSTAAVGRFDVEGCYDINLLSYT; from the exons ATGGCCCAAGAGGCGGCAGCGTGCACCATCCGGACCCCGGTGCCGCTCCAGGTGGGGGATGGGACGTCCGAGCCGGGGGTCAGCGTCATCGACCTCACCTTCCCTGCCGCGACGCCGCTCAAC TTGCGACCGACAGCGACCAAGAAGAGCAGAACATGGCGGACGTGTGTAAGGAACCTGCCCCTCATGCCGGACCCCCACACGGAGGAGGGGTCCCAGGACTACGTGTCTGTGTGCAGACCGCAG ATGGCGTGTGCCGCAGATAACGTGACGTCCCTGCGCTTCATCCTGCGGCAGCCGTCGCCCGCCTGGCTGTCATTTACCCTGGAAGAATTACGGATCAATCCCCCTGGCCGGCAG AGTCCGCAGAAGCCGTTTTCCTGGTGGTTGTCTCATCTGCCGCCCCGAGAGCATCTGCAGAAGCTGCACAAG GGTCTCCCGGATCCGGAGCACGTGTCCAGTGAGGTGCAGCGGATGTGGGTGCTGACGGAGGTGATGCGCTCCATGCAGAGCACGGCTGCGGTCGGGAGGTTCGAT GTGGAAGGATGTTACGATATAAACCTGCTCTCCTACACGTGA
- the NICN1 gene encoding nicolin-1 isoform X2, with amino-acid sequence MAQEAAACTIRTPVPLQVGDGTSEPGVSVIDLTFPAATPLNQLRPTATKKSRTWRTCVRNLPLMPDPHTEEGSQDYVSVCRPQMACAADNVTSLRFILRQPSPAWLSFTLEELRINPPGRQSPQKPFSWWLSHLPPREHLQKLHKGLPDPEHVSSEVQRMWVLTEVMRSMQSTAAVGRFDVEGCYDINLLSYT; translated from the exons ATGGCCCAAGAGGCGGCAGCGTGCACCATCCGGACCCCGGTGCCGCTCCAGGTGGGGGATGGGACGTCCGAGCCGGGGGTCAGCGTCATCGACCTCACCTTCCCTGCCGCGACGCCGCTCAAC CAGTTGCGACCGACAGCGACCAAGAAGAGCAGAACATGGCGGACGTGTGTAAGGAACCTGCCCCTCATGCCGGACCCCCACACGGAGGAGGGGTCCCAGGACTACGTGTCTGTGTGCAGACCGCAG ATGGCGTGTGCCGCAGATAACGTGACGTCCCTGCGCTTCATCCTGCGGCAGCCGTCGCCCGCCTGGCTGTCATTTACCCTGGAAGAATTACGGATCAATCCCCCTGGCCGGCAG AGTCCGCAGAAGCCGTTTTCCTGGTGGTTGTCTCATCTGCCGCCCCGAGAGCATCTGCAGAAGCTGCACAAG GGTCTCCCGGATCCGGAGCACGTGTCCAGTGAGGTGCAGCGGATGTGGGTGCTGACGGAGGTGATGCGCTCCATGCAGAGCACGGCTGCGGTCGGGAGGTTCGAT GTGGAAGGATGTTACGATATAAACCTGCTCTCCTACACGTGA
- the NICN1 gene encoding nicolin-1 isoform X1: MAQEAAACTIRTPVPLQVGDGTSEPGVSVIDLTFPAATPLNEISFRNFYTAFLTVKFQQLRPTATKKSRTWRTCVRNLPLMPDPHTEEGSQDYVSVCRPQMACAADNVTSLRFILRQPSPAWLSFTLEELRINPPGRQSPQKPFSWWLSHLPPREHLQKLHKGLPDPEHVSSEVQRMWVLTEVMRSMQSTAAVGRFDVEGCYDINLLSYT, translated from the exons ATGGCCCAAGAGGCGGCAGCGTGCACCATCCGGACCCCGGTGCCGCTCCAGGTGGGGGATGGGACGTCCGAGCCGGGGGTCAGCGTCATCGACCTCACCTTCCCTGCCGCGACGCCGCTCAAC GAGATTTCCTTCAGGAATTTCTACACCGCTTTCCTCACTGTAAAATTCCAGCAGTTGCGACCGACAGCGACCAAGAAGAGCAGAACATGGCGGACGTGTGTAAGGAACCTGCCCCTCATGCCGGACCCCCACACGGAGGAGGGGTCCCAGGACTACGTGTCTGTGTGCAGACCGCAG ATGGCGTGTGCCGCAGATAACGTGACGTCCCTGCGCTTCATCCTGCGGCAGCCGTCGCCCGCCTGGCTGTCATTTACCCTGGAAGAATTACGGATCAATCCCCCTGGCCGGCAG AGTCCGCAGAAGCCGTTTTCCTGGTGGTTGTCTCATCTGCCGCCCCGAGAGCATCTGCAGAAGCTGCACAAG GGTCTCCCGGATCCGGAGCACGTGTCCAGTGAGGTGCAGCGGATGTGGGTGCTGACGGAGGTGATGCGCTCCATGCAGAGCACGGCTGCGGTCGGGAGGTTCGAT GTGGAAGGATGTTACGATATAAACCTGCTCTCCTACACGTGA
- the AMT gene encoding aminomethyltransferase, mitochondrial codes for MRWLRAITARLRSPGGQERSYSGGQGAGPRRTALYDFHRAHGGRMVEFSGWSLPVQYVDGHVASHLHTRHRCSLFDVSHMLQTRIHGKDRIAFIESLVVGDIAELKPNQGSLSLLTNDDGGIIDDLIVNNASDGFIYVVSNAGCAEKDSAHMQNKLQDFRGRDVALEPVDCALLALQGPSTADVLRAGLSDDLSRLTFMSGVTTTVFGIAGCRVTRCGYTGEDGVEISVPGDRAVELAERLLQSAEVKLAGLAARDSLRLEAGLCLYGNDIDETTSPVEASLVWTIGKRRRAAMDFPGASIIVPQIKGRVARKRVGLTSTGPPARQHTPILNLEGRIIGEVTSGCPSPSLRVNVAMGYVEPEFTKLGTALRLDVRKKMVDGATCKMPFLPSKYYNIK; via the exons ATGCGCTGGCTGCGGGCGATCACTGCGCGGCTCCGGAGCCCCGGGGGGCAGGAGCGGAGCTACAGCGGGGGCCAG GGAGCGGGGCCCCGCCGCACCGCCCTCTACGACTTTCACCGCGCCCATGGCGGGAGGATGGTGGAGTTCTCGGGCTGGAGCCTCCCGGTGCAGTACGTGGACGGTCACGTGGCCTCGCACCTGCACACCCGCCACCGCTGCTCGCTGTTCGACGTCTCTCACATGCTCCAG ACCCGGATCCATGGAAAGGATCGTATCGCCTTCATAGAAAGCCTCGTAGTCGGTGACATCGCGGAACTGAAGCCAAACCAG GGGTCGCTGTCGCTCCTCACTAATGATGACGGGGGGATCATTGATGACCTGATCGTGAATAACGCCTCGGACGGTTTCATCTATGTTGTGTCCAATGCCGGCTGTGCTGAGAAGGACTCCGCCCACATGCAG AACAAGCTGCAGGATTTCCGTGGCCGGGACGTGGCGCTGGAGCCCGTGGACTGCGCTCTGCTGGCTCTCCAAG GACCCTCCACGGCTGACGTCCTCCGGGCCGGACTGAGCGACGACCTCTCCCGGCTGACCTTCATGAGCGGCGTCACCACCACGGTGTTCGGGATCGCTGGCTGCAGAGTGACCCGGTGCGGGTACACGGGGGAGGACGGGGTGGAG ATCTCGGTGCCCGGTGACAGAGCGGTGGAGTTGGCGGAGAGGCTCCTACAGAGCGCGGAGGTGAAGCTGGCGGGTCTGGCTGCCCGGGACAGTCTACGCCTGGAGGCCGGCCTGTGCCTGTATGGCAATGACATTGATGAGACCACCAGCCCGGTGGAGGCGAGTCTGGTGTGGACGATCG GGAAACGCCGCAGAGCCGCCATGGATTTCCCCGGAGCCTCCATCATTGTGCCCCAGATTAAAGGAAGGGTGGCACGGAAACGTGTGGGGCTGACGTCCACTGGGCCTCCGGCCCGCCAGCACACGCCGATCCTGAACCTGGAGGGGCGCATCATTG GTGAAGTGACCAGCGGCTGCCCCTCCCCCTCCTTACGGGTGAACGTGGCAATGGGATACGTGGAGCCGGAGTTCACCAAACTGGGAACAGCGCTGCGCCTGGACGTCCGGAAAAAAATGGTGGACGGTGCAACCTGCAAAATGCCATTCCTGCCGTCCAAATATTATAATATAAAGTAA
- the TCTA gene encoding T-cell leukemia translocation-altered gene protein isoform X1, with amino-acid sequence MEAGPAELLSPLLALVLGVCSDFSRDWESNDLRAAIFKLLLAWLLLSVTAIQLSWRKYGPTVNGLYYRHGMGGQNGGTPDYPAHYPMWASVSTESLKTHQE; translated from the exons ATGGAGGCCGGCCCCGCAGAGCTGCTCTCCCCGCTCCTGGCTCTGGTGCTCGGCGTCTGCTCTGACTTTAGCCGGGACTGGGAGAGCAACGACCTGAGAGCCGCCATTTTCAAGCTCCTGCTCGCCTGGCTGCTCCTCAGCGTCACCGCCATCCAGCTGTCCTGGAGGAAGTACGGCCCAACTGTGAACGGCCTGTACTACCGGCATG GTATGGGCGGACAGAACGGTGGGACCCCCGACTACCCAGCACATTACCCCATGTG GGCGAGTGTCAGCACAGAGTCCCTTAAAACGCACCAAGAATGA
- the TCTA gene encoding T-cell leukemia translocation-altered gene protein isoform X2, with translation MEAGPAELLSPLLALVLGVCSDFSRDWESNDLRAAIFKLLLAWLLLSVTAIQLSWRKYGPTVNGLYYRHGMGGQNGGTPDYPAHYPMWASVSTESLKTHQE, from the exons ATGGAG GCCGGCCCCGCAGAGCTGCTCTCCCCGCTCCTGGCTCTGGTGCTCGGCGTCTGCTCTGACTTTAGCCGGGACTGGGAGAGCAACGACCTGAGAGCCGCCATTTTCAAGCTCCTGCTCGCCTGGCTGCTCCTCAGCGTCACCGCCATCCAGCTGTCCTGGAGGAAGTACGGCCCAACTGTGAACGGCCTGTACTACCGGCATG GTATGGGCGGACAGAACGGTGGGACCCCCGACTACCCAGCACATTACCCCATGTG GGCGAGTGTCAGCACAGAGTCCCTTAAAACGCACCAAGAATGA